From one Nonomuraea polychroma genomic stretch:
- the ftsZ gene encoding cell division protein FtsZ, translated as MAAPQNYLAVIKVVGIGGGGVNAVNRMIEEGLKGVEFIAINTDAQALLMSDADVKLDVGRELTRGLGAGANPDVGRKAAEDHREEIEEVLKGADMVFVTAGEGGGTGTGGAPVVANIARSLGALTIGVVTRPFSFEGRRRAMQAEAGIETLRDEVDTLIVIPNDRLLSISDRQVSVLDAFKAADQVLLSGVQGITDLITTPGLINLDFADVKSVMSGAGSALMGIGHARGDDRSVAAAEMAVSSPLLEASIDGAHGVLLSIAGGSDLGLFEINEAAQLVSMAAAPDANIIFGTVIDDALGDEVRVTVIAAGFDDVPGPTAKEVPRPGSRPAASPPPAPPVSSPVRPSAPPSPSVKSEPPALRPEPRAEMRSESHARAAEVRSEPRPDFRPEPRPEARPEPRPEPRAEFRPEPRPEPVRPVEPVQVAAEPGDEPAADGPSGPVSIPRPAPEPANPPTPITSRMSEPAKRPRVIFEEQEEELDVPDFLK; from the coding sequence GTGGCAGCACCGCAGAACTACCTCGCGGTCATCAAGGTCGTCGGCATCGGCGGCGGCGGAGTGAACGCCGTCAACCGGATGATCGAGGAGGGACTCAAGGGCGTCGAGTTCATCGCCATCAACACCGACGCCCAGGCGCTGCTGATGAGTGACGCCGATGTGAAACTCGACGTGGGCCGTGAGCTCACGCGCGGACTTGGCGCCGGCGCCAATCCCGACGTCGGGCGCAAGGCGGCCGAGGACCACCGTGAGGAGATCGAGGAGGTCCTCAAGGGGGCCGACATGGTCTTCGTCACGGCCGGCGAGGGCGGCGGCACCGGCACCGGCGGCGCGCCCGTCGTGGCCAACATCGCCAGGTCGCTCGGCGCGCTCACCATAGGAGTGGTGACCAGGCCGTTCAGCTTCGAGGGCCGCCGCAGGGCCATGCAGGCCGAGGCGGGCATCGAGACGCTGCGCGACGAGGTCGACACGCTGATCGTGATCCCCAATGACCGGCTGCTGTCGATCTCCGACCGGCAGGTGAGCGTGCTCGACGCGTTCAAGGCGGCCGACCAGGTGCTGCTGTCCGGTGTGCAGGGCATCACCGACCTCATCACCACCCCCGGTCTGATCAACCTGGACTTCGCCGACGTCAAGTCGGTCATGTCCGGCGCCGGCTCGGCGCTCATGGGCATCGGCCATGCCCGCGGCGACGACCGCTCGGTGGCGGCCGCCGAGATGGCGGTCTCCAGCCCGCTGCTGGAGGCCAGCATCGACGGCGCGCACGGCGTGCTGCTGTCCATCGCGGGCGGCTCGGACCTGGGCCTGTTCGAGATCAACGAGGCGGCCCAGCTCGTGTCGATGGCCGCCGCGCCCGACGCCAACATCATCTTCGGCACGGTCATCGACGACGCGCTCGGCGACGAGGTGCGCGTGACCGTGATCGCCGCCGGCTTCGACGACGTGCCGGGACCGACGGCCAAGGAGGTGCCGCGGCCGGGCAGCCGCCCCGCCGCGTCGCCGCCTCCCGCGCCGCCCGTGTCCTCGCCCGTGCGGCCGAGCGCCCCGCCGTCCCCCAGCGTGAAGTCCGAACCGCCCGCGCTGCGCCCTGAGCCGCGTGCTGAGATGCGTTCCGAGTCCCATGCGCGCGCTGCTGAGGTGCGTTCGGAGCCGCGCCCCGACTTCCGCCCTGAACCGCGCCCTGAGGCCCGTCCTGAGCCGCGTCCGGAGCCCAGGGCCGAGTTCAGGCCCGAGCCGCGTCCCGAGCCCGTGCGTCCCGTGGAGCCGGTGCAGGTGGCCGCCGAGCCTGGCGACGAGCCCGCGGCCGACGGGCCGTCCGGCCCCGTCTCGATCCCCCGGCCCGCTCCCGAGCCCGCCAACCCGCCCACGCCCATCACCTCCCGCATGTCGGAGCCCGCCAAACGTCCGCGCGTGATCTTCGAGGAACAGGAAGAGGAGCTCGACGTTCCCGACTTCCTCAAGTAA
- a CDS encoding YggS family pyridoxal phosphate-dependent enzyme: MCAECRTGEETHVRRDEIAAGLAEVDARIAAACRAVGRDRGEVTLIAVTKTRPAEDVRILAELGVRDIGENRDQEAAPKAAELADLPLTWHFVGQLQTNKVRSVVGYADVVHSVDRLRLVEAISREAVRQGRRVGCLLQVALDDDPARGGARPADVLELADEVALAEGVWLGGVMAVAPLGEEPAKAFARLRDIATRVQEQHPRATMVSAGMSEDLVEAIAYGATHVRVGTALLGRRKPFVR; this comes from the coding sequence ATGTGCGCCGAGTGCCGTACCGGGGAGGAGACTCACGTGAGAAGGGACGAGATCGCGGCCGGTCTCGCCGAGGTCGACGCGCGTATCGCGGCGGCCTGCCGCGCGGTGGGCCGCGACCGCGGCGAGGTCACGCTGATCGCCGTCACCAAGACCCGGCCGGCCGAGGACGTGCGCATCCTGGCCGAGCTGGGCGTGCGCGACATCGGCGAGAACCGCGACCAGGAGGCCGCGCCCAAGGCCGCCGAGCTCGCCGACCTTCCGCTGACCTGGCACTTCGTGGGCCAGCTCCAGACCAATAAGGTCCGGTCCGTCGTCGGGTACGCCGACGTGGTGCACTCCGTCGACCGCCTCAGGCTGGTGGAGGCGATCAGCAGGGAGGCGGTGCGGCAGGGCCGCAGGGTCGGCTGCCTGCTGCAGGTCGCGCTCGACGACGACCCGGCCAGGGGCGGCGCGCGGCCCGCCGACGTGCTGGAGCTCGCCGACGAGGTGGCGCTCGCCGAGGGCGTGTGGCTGGGCGGCGTCATGGCGGTGGCGCCGCTGGGCGAGGAGCCCGCGAAGGCTTTCGCCAGGCTGCGCGACATCGCCACCCGCGTGCAGGAGCAGCACCCCCGCGCCACGATGGTCTCCGCGGGGATGAGCGAGGATCTCGTGGAGGCGATCGCCTACGGCGCGACACACGTGCGGGTCGGTACGGCGTTGCTCGGTCGTCGCAAGCCCTTCGTCAGGTAA